The following nucleotide sequence is from Paenibacillus odorifer.
TTAAAATATGAGGATTACAACTATCACAATGCTGTGTTGTCCGCGTTGACCTCCTATAAAATCGCTCAGTGGTGTGGGTACCCACAAAAGGATTGGATGCAGATTGCTTTTGCAGGATTATTACATGATATCGGCAATGCAAAAGTAGACAGCTCACTTTTACAGAAACCGGAGTCGCTTAACAATAGTGAAATAGAAGAGGTTCGCCGACACACTACATATGGTTATCAATTATTACGCAATGTTACAGCGATTAATGAAGGGGTAAGACTTGCCGCCTTGCAGCATCATGAGAAGGTTGATGGCTCTGGTTATCCATTGAAGCTGGATGGCAGTCAGATTCATTTCTACGCTAAAGTAGTCGCAGTAGCAGATATATTCCATGCTATGACCTTAGAAAGAGCCTACAGAAGAGCACAGTCTCCTTATTTGGTACTAGAGCAGATTCTGACAGAAAGCTTCGGTAAGCTTGACCCAGTGATTGTGCAGACGTTTATACAGAAGAGCACTGATCTCTTTAATGGCACTAGAATCAAATTAAGTGATGGCCGTCATGGGGAGATTATCTTCACTGATCGCGCAAACCCTACACGTCCGATGGTTAAAATTGAAGATACGATAGTTAACTTGATGTTGGAACGTGAATTGTATATTCAAGAGATCATTGCTTAGGGTGTAGTTACAAGGGAATAAGGCTGTGCTAGCCATTATATATCGCAGTATTGAGGCTTATGGCAGCACAGTCTCTCATTTATCTATTATATTTCAAAAAAAGACTTGCAATGAATCTCTATACATGATATATTCTAAGTCCGGCCAAGAAATACACATGCCGAGTTCGAAAAAGAAGTTGAAAAAAGAGCTTGACATTAAATAGCCGAACATGATATAGTATAAGAGTTGCTGCTGAGACATTAAACAGCGCCAACGAGAACTTGATCTTTGAAAACTGAACAACGAGTGAGTGGGAAATCACGTAAGTGATATCCAAAATTAGAGAATTAATTTTCTCGTCAGATGTTTCAAAATGAGCATATCGCTCTTTTCAATACTAATTGGAGAGTTTGATCCTGGCTCAGGACGAACGCTGGCGGCGTGCCTAATACATGCAAGTCGAGCGGAGTCATTTTGAAAGCTTGCTTTCGAAATGACTTAGCGGCGGACGGGTGAGTAACACGTAGGCAACCTGCCCTTCAGACTGGGATAACTACCGGAAACGGTAGCTAATACCGGATAATTTCTTTTTTCTCCTGAGAGAAGAATGAAAGACGGAGCAATCTGTCACTGAGGGATGGGCCTGCGGCGCATTAGCTAGTTGGTGGGGTAACGGCCCACCAAGGCGACGATGCGTAGCCGACCTGAGAGGGTGAACGGCCACACTGGGACTGAGACACGGCCCAGACTCCTACGGGAGGCAGCAGTAGGGAATCTTCCGCAATGGGCGAAAGCCTGACGGAGCAACGCCGCGTGAGTGATGAAGGTTTTCGGATCGTAAAGCTCTGTTGCCAGGGAAGAACGTCCGGTAGAGTAACTGCTATCGGAGTGACGGTACCTGAGAAGAAAGCCCCGGCTAACTACGTGCCAGCAGCCGCGGTAATACGTAGGGGGCAAGCGTTGTCCGGAATTATTGGGCGTAAAGCGCGCGCAGGCGGCTATTTAAGTCTGGTGTTTAAACCTTGGGCTCAACCTGAGGTCGCACTGGAAACTGGGTGGCTTGAGTACAGAAGAGGAAAGTGGAATTCCACGTGTAGCGGTGAAATGCGTAGATATGTGGAGGAACACCAGTGGCGAAGGCGACTTTCTGGGCTGTAACTGACGCTGAGGCGCGAAAGCGTGGGGAGCAAACAGGATTAGATACCCTGGTAGTCCACGCCGTAAACGATGAGTGCTAGGTGTTAGGGGTTTCGATACCCTTGGTGCCGAAGTTAACACAGTAAGCACTCCGCCTGGGGAGTACGGTCGCAAGACTGAAACTCAAAGGAATTGACGGGGACCCGCACAAGCAGTGGAGTATGTGGTTTAATTCGAAGCAACGCGAAGAACCTTACCAGGTCTTGACATCCCTCTGAATCTGCTAGAGATAGCAGCGGCCTTCGGGACAGAGGAGACAGGTGGTGCATGGTTGTCGTCAGCTCGTGTCGTGAGATGTTGGGTTAAGTCCCGCAACGAGCGCAACCCTTAACTTTAGTTGCCAGCAGGTAATG
It contains:
- a CDS encoding HD-GYP domain-containing protein, giving the protein MPNILVGEVKAGSKIIKDVITPLGGTLFTKGKILLPRDLDILQAFLIGQVEIEGDQGEASSDGAKTTAKQASPKAGAIINESMLAKTNSPLHDEYDKLLTLIKNSYRSVTAASLPIFELRSQLETLIGYLKDYHVLKFTPRTLKYEDYNYHNAVLSALTSYKIAQWCGYPQKDWMQIAFAGLLHDIGNAKVDSSLLQKPESLNNSEIEEVRRHTTYGYQLLRNVTAINEGVRLAALQHHEKVDGSGYPLKLDGSQIHFYAKVVAVADIFHAMTLERAYRRAQSPYLVLEQILTESFGKLDPVIVQTFIQKSTDLFNGTRIKLSDGRHGEIIFTDRANPTRPMVKIEDTIVNLMLERELYIQEIIA